One Thalassotalea atypica DNA window includes the following coding sequences:
- the trmA gene encoding tRNA (uridine(54)-C5)-methyltransferase TrmA: MFSHIHPDRYEHQLSEKQEEMSALFYNFDIKDMDLYRSEPLNYRLRAEFRVWHEGDDLYYIMFDSETKQKFRVDQFPAASILINNAMTTLIDQIRDNEVLRRKLFQVDFLSTLSGELLISMLYHKQLDEQWNKQAEVLLQHFNKINPTNIIGRARKQKVVLGKEYVTESLTVGNDTYKYQQVENSFTQPNGGVNQQMLLWAKQATAGKGGDLIELYCGNGNFSVALAENFDRVLGTEISKSSVHSAQYNIKLNQIENLHIVRMASEEFSQAMNGERNFRRLEGFDLTSYNYDTVLVDPPRAGLDPDSVELVSRFNQIIYISCNPNTLKDNLSELVKTHAIEKFALFDQFPYTHHIECGVILTKKK, from the coding sequence ATGTTTAGTCATATCCATCCTGACCGCTATGAGCATCAACTTTCTGAAAAACAAGAAGAAATGTCTGCTCTTTTTTACAATTTCGATATTAAGGATATGGATCTCTATCGATCTGAGCCGTTAAACTACCGCCTCAGAGCAGAATTTAGAGTTTGGCATGAAGGTGATGATCTTTATTACATCATGTTTGATAGTGAGACTAAACAAAAGTTTAGGGTAGACCAATTCCCTGCTGCAAGTATTCTGATTAATAACGCCATGACAACTTTAATCGACCAAATTAGGGATAACGAAGTTTTACGTCGAAAATTATTCCAAGTTGATTTTTTAAGTACCTTAAGTGGCGAGTTGTTGATCAGCATGTTATATCACAAACAATTGGATGAGCAGTGGAATAAACAAGCAGAGGTTCTCCTGCAGCATTTCAACAAAATTAATCCAACTAACATTATAGGAAGAGCACGTAAGCAAAAAGTTGTTTTAGGCAAAGAATATGTCACTGAATCGCTTACTGTAGGAAATGACACCTATAAATACCAACAAGTAGAGAACAGCTTTACCCAACCAAACGGCGGTGTAAATCAACAGATGTTGTTGTGGGCAAAACAGGCAACAGCAGGCAAAGGGGGTGACTTAATTGAACTCTATTGTGGCAACGGCAACTTCAGTGTGGCACTGGCTGAAAATTTTGATCGTGTATTAGGGACAGAAATTTCCAAAAGTTCAGTGCATTCAGCGCAGTATAATATCAAGCTTAATCAAATTGAAAACTTACATATTGTGCGTATGGCCAGTGAGGAATTTAGCCAGGCTATGAACGGCGAACGAAATTTCAGACGTCTAGAAGGGTTTGATTTAACAAGCTATAACTATGATACCGTGCTGGTCGATCCGCCACGCGCTGGCCTTGATCCTGATAGTGTTGAGCTCGTGAGCCGCTTCAATCAAATTATTTATATTTCATGTAATCCAAATACGTTGAAAGATAATCTATCAGAGCTTGTCAAAACGCATGCTATCGAGAAATTTGCCTTATTCGATCAATTTCCCTACACACATCACATAGAGTGCGGGGTTATTCTCACCAAGAAAAAGTAG